A window of Nicotiana tabacum cultivar K326 chromosome 24, ASM71507v2, whole genome shotgun sequence contains these coding sequences:
- the LOC107810924 gene encoding uncharacterized protein LOC107810924, which translates to MAPYEALYGKRCRSPIGWFKAGETNLLGPDLVQEAMEKVQLIRQRLLTAQSRQKSYADKRRRDLVFTIRDKVFLRVSPMKGMMRFGKRGKLSPRFIGPYEILDRVGAVAYRLALPPELSFIHPVFHVSMLRKCISDSSQALEAPAISLDEKLSYEEKPMAIVDRQIRKLRSKKIEFVKVLWRNHTIEEAT; encoded by the coding sequence atggcaccgtacgaAGCATTATATGGTAaaagatgtcgttctcctattggATGGTTTAAAGCTGGTGAGACTAACTTATTGGGACCTGACTTAGTACAAGAAgctatggaaaaagttcagttgaTCAGACAGAGATTGCTTACAGCTCAAAGTAGACAAAAATCTTATGCggataagagaagaagagatttagTGTTCACAATTCGGGACAAAGTGTTCCTACGAGTCTCTCCTATGAAAGGTAtgatgcggtttgggaaaagaggcaagttgagccccaggtttataggACCGTATGAGATACTAGACCGAGTGGGAGCGGTGGCTTATCGTTTGGCACTTCCTCCTGAGTTGTCCTTtattcatccagtttttcatgtctCAATGCTAAGGAAATGTATATCAGACTCATCTCAGGCGCTTGAAGCACCCGCTATATCGCTTGATGAGAAGTTGTCTTACGAGGAGAAACCGATGGCTATTGTAGATAGGCAAATAAGGAAGCTACGGTCAAAGAAAATTGAGTTCGTAAAAGTCTTATGGCGAAATCATACAATTGAAGAAGCTACTTAG